One segment of Cottoperca gobio chromosome 24, fCotGob3.1, whole genome shotgun sequence DNA contains the following:
- the mtmr9 gene encoding myotubularin-related protein 9 → MEFAELIKTPRVDGVVLHRPFMPTVEGTLCLTGHHLILSSRQDNTEELWLLHSNIDSIEKRFVGSLGSIIVKCKDLRVIQLDIPGMEECLNIASSIEALSTLDLLSLMYPFFYRPMFEVIEDGWNSFLPEDAFKDLESMTDEWRLSEVNKDFSVCPSYPPLVAVPKDVDDDTLRKVATFRHGGRFPVLSYYHKKNGMVMMRSGQPLTGTNGRRCKEDEKLINATLRPGKRGYIIDTRTINVAQQAKARGGGFESEANYPQWRRIHKAIERSNILQESLIKLVEACNDQSHSMDRWLSKLEASNWQTHVKEILTTACLAAQCIDREGASVLVHGTEGADSTLQVTSLAQIILDPACRTIRGFQGLVEREWLQAGHPFQQRCAQSAYSNSKPRQEAPSFLLFLDCVWQILRQFPCSFEFSESLLVLVFEHAYASQFGTFLGNSNSERAKLSLPEKTVSLWSWVNRPQELERLTNPLYEANSLVIWPSVAPQSLLLWEGVFLRWNRSSKCLDEAYEEMVHIIEYNKELQNKVNSLRRQLAQLETEDPLLQTP, encoded by the exons ATGGAGTTTGCAGAGTTGATAAAGACACCCAGGGTGGATGGGGTAGTCCTACATCGGCCTTTCATGCCCACTGTGGAGGGGACCCTGTGTTTGACTGGCCATCATCTGATTCTCTCCTCAAGACAGGACAACACAGAAGAGCTGTGGCTGCTTCACTCAAATATTGACTCTATAGAGAAAAG ATTTGTGGGGTCTCTGGGAAGCATCATAGTCAAATGCAAAGACCTGAGGGTGATCCAGCTCGACATCCCTGGCATGGAGGAGTGTCTCAACATTGCCAGCTCTATTGAG GCTCTGTCCACGCTTGATTTGCTCTCCCTGATGTACCCTTTCTTCTACCGGCCCATGTTTGAAGTCATAGAAGATGGTTGGAATTCATTTCTTCCAGAGGATGCCTTTAAAGATTTGGAGTCCATG ACGGATGAGTGGAGACTAAGTGAAGTCAACAAGGACTTCAGTGTGTGTCCATCGTACCCCCCTCTGGTGGCAGTGCCCAAAGACGTCGATGATGACACTCTGAGGAAAGTAGCTACCTTCCGTCACGGTGGCCGTTTTCCAGTACTTAGCTACTACCACAAAAAGAATGGCATG GTGATGATGCGCTCAGGGCAGCCTCTAACAGGCACCAACGGGCGACGGTGTAAGGAAGACGAGAAGCTGATCAATGCCACCCTGCGACCAGGCAAACGTGGCTACATCATTGACACGCGCACCATCAACGTTGCCCAGCAGGCCAAAGCTCGAGGTGGAGGGTTTGAGTCCGAGGCTAACTACCCCCAGTGGAGGAGGATCCACAAGGCGATCGAAAG ATCTAACATTCTCCAGGAGAGCCTGATAAAGCTGGTGGAGGCGTGTAACGACCAGTCACACAGTATGGACCGCTGGTTAAGCAAGCTAGAGGCTTCCAACTGGCAGACTCATGTGAAGGAGATCCTCACCACTGCCTGTCTGGCTGCTCAGTGCATCGACAG GGAGGGAGCGTCAGTGCTAGTTCATGGTACAGAGGGGGCAGACTCCACCCTGCAGGTCACCTCCTTGGCTCAGATCATCCTTGATCCGGCCTGCAGGACCATCAGAGGCTTCCAGGGTCTGGTGGAGCGAGAGTGGCTCCAG GCGGGTCACCCGTTCCAGCAGCGCTGTGCCCAGTCGGCTTACTCCAACAGCAAGCCTCGTCAAGAGGCTCCATCCTTCCTGCTCTTCTTGGACTGCGTGTGGCAGATTCTCCGCCAGTTTCCATGCTCCTTTGAATTCAGCGAGAGCCTCCTGGTGCTGGTCTTCGAACACGCCTATGCTTCTCAGTTTGGCACCTTCCTGGGCAACAGTAACTCTGAGAG AGCCAAACTGTCTCTGCCTGAGAAGACTGTGTCCCTTTGGTCGTGGGTGAACCGGCCCCAAGAGTTGGAGCGTCTGACCAACCCACTCTACGAGGCCAACAGTCTTGTGATCTGGCCCTCCGTGGCCCCGCAGAGTCTGCTGCTGTGGGAAG